The Oryctolagus cuniculus chromosome 4, mOryCun1.1, whole genome shotgun sequence genomic sequence CTGTTGTTTCTCCTTTGCCACCTTCCCTGGGTTCTCTGGTTGCCTCTCCCTTTGCCTTCTCTCCTCCTGcatctcctctcctcccaggCTTCAAGGGCCCTTCCTCTGTATGCCCCACAGCAGCCGTCCCAAGACCTCAGAGGTCCTATCCtacccccctcccctttttctatctattttatttatttgaaagacagagaaagggagagacagagagatcttccatctgctggttcactccccttatagccacaatgaccagatggaagccaggagcctggaactccatccaggtctcccgcgtggatgcaggggtgccagcacttcgctgcttttccaggcgaatcagcagggagccggatcataagtggagcagctgggaccaggaagGCTTAATGGGCTGTGCCACTTTAACACTGGTCCCCGTCCCAGCCCCTAACCTCCCCTCCCTACCCCAGCCCCACACTCTTGGGAAGTTTCTTCTGGAAACTTCCTCCCTGAGGCCTTGGAGAGAGCCTGTCCCGCTTGGTTCCCAGGCCCACCTCCCTCTACCACTCTCCCGGGCACGCGCCCTCCCCCGCGCGGCGACAGGCGGCAGGGCAGTCAGTGCTGCCGGCCAAGGGTGCACGAAGGCCACAGGGCCCCACACGCAGGGTAGGGTCCGCGGTATCCGTCACAGGGCAGCAAACAAACTCGGCTTTTAAGTTTCAGCTGAATCCAGAAGGCGAAGTACATCTTGGTGGCGAGTAATCGTCTTAACAAGCTACAAAGACTGAGAAACTTACCTCTTCTGCCTCTCGCACCCCCGGAGGCCTGGCCCGGGACCCCGGCCTCACCTGCCCTGCCCTAGAGCCGCGGGCagcctccccttccagcacccaGCCCCGGGCCCGAGCCACTAACCCGGCTCACGGTCGCGGCGCCGatggctggcagagctgggggaagGTCGTGCACGAGAAAAGGGAGGGAACTCCGGGGAAGCGAAACTGAAACTTTGAGCCCGGGGCGGCTGGGCGGGACGCGCCCTTGTCCCCGCCGCTCAGCCGCGGTCCCGAGACCCCGCGCCAGCCGCGCGCCCGCAGCCATGGCCTCCAGCGACGACCCCCCGTCCCCGCTCCTCGTGCGGACGTCCATACCCTCCCGCCATCTGCACTGGAAGCTAGAAAAACACTTCCAGAGTCGGGACTCGGACGGCGGGGAGTGCAGCGTACGGCCAGTGGTCTCTGAAGTCCGGAACACTTTCTTAGTGGTGTTCAAAGAAAGGGCAGGTGAGtggcgggcagcaggtgcaggccggCCTCGGCCCACAATCCTCGCCCAAGCGCCGCGGGCTTCAGGGCAGGTCCAGCGCAGGCGGGGGAAATATGGCTcaggctgtggggacaggaccAGGGCTACTGCTGCCAGGGTCCCTCAGCCCGGCCACAGGGCAGAAAGCTAGACTGAGGGCTTGACTGCGCGATGAGATTGGTGCTCTCTGCTCATCCCGCCTGCCTCATAgaagtgggaaaatgaaattaaaagagaagtttattttggtgccccaaaatttgaaattcatgcatagtttattTTCCCATGATataccttttccatgaactttttgagatccCTTAGGTTTCTCAGCTGTCACCTCCCCCAGATTCCTGGCAATCGCTGTCCTTGTCACATAGATATTTaacttttacttttaaatgatGATTCTGATTTTTGATGGTTGCATAAGTAGTGTTGTTCACtgtagaaaaaaaagaaggaggaaagcGACCTGGAGAGAAACATGTAAGCATTTGGTTTATTTCCTCCAAGtttttcttctcctcccctcccctcccctcccctcccctctcctcccctctttctctttctctctctctttctctttctctctctccttccctccctgcctcctcctcctcccctctctctccctcctcctctctctctctccctctccctcttcctctctctctccttcctcttctctccctctctctttaaagatctatttgtttatctgaaagagttacagagagattctccatatgctggttcacaccccagatggctgcaacagcaggaaatGGGTCTGCctggctcaagccaggagccaggagcttcaaccaggtctcacgtgggtgcatcctccgctgctttcccaggcgcattagcaggaaactgggtcggaagtggagtagctgggacacaaaacagcacccatatatgggatgccagtgccgtagtTGGCGGctttaacatgctatgccacagcaccagcactcccCCAGGGTATTTTTTCTGATTGTCAGCAAACATCTGCATTTACAGAATTCTGAATCTATATTTTTGtttcctggacttttttttttcacttaactaTGTAATGAGTATTATTCCACATCATTGAAATGAAGACAATCTCAGAATCATGACTTGAAGTCACGGTTGGTATTCATTAAGAGTTCATTTCTGCAGTCCAGCTTGGGCTGCTTACTTTAAAGTTTTAAGTTTCTGCTCCACATCCACCATCACtaacacaccccacacacacccccacccccccaacccccccaccccacccccacccccgccaataCCGGATGCAGGAAGCAGCCTTGTGGAGAAGCTGCTGGgtgggggagagatggagaatcAGAGGATCACTGTCAGGTCCTCCGTGTCTCTGGGTTCTGCAGCTACGAATCCAATAGGCCAGGGATTGGAAATAGTCAAGGGAAAAAGTTGTGtctatactgaacatgtacagatgtTTCTTGTCATTTCCCAAACAATGCGGTGGGATAACTGTTCACCTAGCACTGGCATTGTATTAGGCGTTCTAAGTGAGCTAGAGACGATTTGCACGGCCGATGATGTGCAAATGCTGAGCCATTTTACACAAGACATGGCACTTGTGGATTTGGGTGTCTAATAGTGGCCCTGGAAccctccaccccgccccaggGATTCTCATGGGCgactctttttaaaatctctcccATTTCTGTGCGCATTTGCTGTCTTCTCTGAAGCTAAGGAGAGAATACTGAGGAAAGGAACGCATCAGATTTTGGTCAATGACAAACCTGTGACCATTTTCCTGGAAGAGACTCCAGGAAAGGAAAGCACGGGGCCCAGAGTGCCTCTGTCGGCACAGTCACCCGCAGAGGCTCCAGCTGGCGAGAAGCACCCCAATGAAGATCCTGTGCCCAACGCCATAGACGCCTGTGTCCCAAAGGTGAGCAGTGAAGGAAGCAGCTGGCAGAACCCCTGCGGCTTGCCCTGGGCCCCCACCTCACACATTGTTGGCCCAACAGCCAGGTGCTGCGGACTAGCCATGTACCAGGCACTGGTCTAGGCGCTAGGACACAGCGGGTGGGCTCAAAATACAAAATCCCCGGTGTCATGTAGCTAATACAGGGATGGGGGACGTGTCTAAGTAAGCAGCATAAACCTACACCAAAGAGTTCTGTGTGCTAAGACAGTAAGATGGGGTTTTGCCTCGGAGAGCGACAGGGCcagagtgaggaagaggagggtgggagaggtgcGGCTCCTGACCAAGAGTCAGAAACAGCTGCTGTGCCAAGGTGAGGCCAGAGTGGTGAGAAGGAAGCAGTCAGGCCAAGGTTCATTCAGCAAACAGCGGTGCCACACCTGCGGGGTGCCAGGTGCTGCCGCATGGGCTGGGAACACAGCCGAGACCACGGCAGGCTCTGCTCTGGGGGACGCTACCTTCTAATGCAGGGAACAGACGATGAAAGCAAACCAATTCACAGATGATAAAACGTGTGCCAGTGCTAAGTGCTAGGAAGCAGAGTGAAGCGGGATGAACGACAGGGCTACCATCTGGAACAAGATATTGAGAAAAACCTCCCAAATGCCATGACATCAGAAGAGAGACATGAATGAAGTTGGGGGGCCAGCTAAGTGTGCTTCTGGGgtgagaacattctagaacattggaAGCACACGTGCAAAGGGTCCCACAGGAGCTAACATCCTGAGCCCTAGAATCTTCTAGGAAAGCCAGTGTCAGAGGAGgccgggagggagggtaggtCTCCAGAAGGTAAGTGTTAGGGGTATGTAGACCGGGCCaagggctctgggctttggagaTTAGCTTACCCAGCAGGGGATTCCCCAGAGGGTTCTGAGCAGGCAGTGGGTGATCCAATCTACATTTCCAAAGGGTCACTCTGGCCTCTGTGTGTAAAAACACCTGTAGGAAGGGGCTAGAGTGGAAGGTCCGAGCCCAGGTAGGAGGGGCTGCCATCAGCCAGGTGGAAGATGGTCACCGCCGGCCCTGTTCCTTTTACAATTTCAGATCTTTCTTGAAGTGACAGCCGACCTGAACTGTAACCTGTTCTCCAAAGAGCAGAGAGCACACATCACCACGCTCTGCCCCGAGGTGAAAGTCATGGAGGGTCGGAACGGAATTGAGAAGGTGTGTGGTGACTTCCGAACGATGGAAACAATACATGAGTTCCTGAGTGAGCAGCTCCTGCAGAGCGAGCCATCTCCTCTGACAGCAGAGAGGAAGCCACTTGATAAGCAGCACCGGGACAGCCGGGATAGCTGGGACAGCCGGGATAGCCGGGATAGCCGGGACAGCCGCGTGGCTCCTTCCGAACCTAACAAGGGGTCCGAAGGAGAGAGCAGCCTCGCTGAAGGCCCCTTGTCTTTGCCTGAAGCAAGTCTAGCCCCTTACATCACATCTACAAAGAGGAAGCCACTTGCTCAGCAGGACCGGGGCAGCCGCATGGCTCCTTCCAAAGCAAACACTGGGTCGGAAGAAAGAAGCAACTGTTTTGAAGTCCCTGAGCCTTTGTTTGAATATTTCAAATACGTCTGTCCTCATAAAACAGACTCCATAAAGCGAAGATTTGGTGTCGATCTCAGATTTCATACGAGTTCCCCCGGGGTGGTCTATTTAGACTTCGTTTCAAGTCCATCAGGCGACCTAGAAGGAGGTCGTGAGTCTTTTGTAAGTGAATTCCAGAAGGTCACAGAATCTCTGAAGCAAGATTGTGTCTCTTTAGCCGACAGTGCAcaggcaaataaaatgaaacaggaaTTGAATCATCATTTCACAAAACTCCTTGTAAAGGAGAACGGAAGAAAATTAACTCTCCTCGGGACCCAAGATGACATTTCAGCTGCCAAACAGAAAATCTCTGAGAGCCTTGTCAAGGCACCTGTGAAAATCCTGGCTCCCAGTCGCATGGTAGATGGGATTGAGGTTGACACTGCTTGCTATAAGCTTTTAGAGACTCAATTACTCCAGGACAtcgcagagatagagaaaaagtaCAACGCTGACTGTAAGAGTTTGCGGAGAAGTCAGAACACCTGCATTCTCTTTGAGCCCAAGGAGAGGGAGCTAGATCTATCTGAGCATGCGTATGCCAGTTTCATCGATGCCTTCCAGCACGCCTCGTGTCAGCTGACAAAAGAAGTTCTGTCACTGAAACATCTGGGCAAGGAGAGAAAGCACTTCCGGAGCACTAAGTTTACCGATGACTTTGAGAGAAATCATCCAGAGCTACACTTGGCGTTCACTTCAAAGTCAATGACTTTGACTGGTTTGCCAGTTCACCTTGCAAAGGCAAAGCAGTATGTCCTGCAGAAAAGTGGGCTGTCTCCATCGGCTGGAGAGAAATCGAATGAGGATCATGAAGCACCCATGGAAATCGATAGTAATGGCTCAGAACCAGCGTCACCTCTATCAAAGGACTCTGTGGGTCCTGGGGCCTCGGGACTGGACGAGAAGGAAAAGGAGATCTGTATCATCTGCATGGATGCCATTACAGACAAACGCGTGCTGCCCCAGTGCAAGCATGAGTTCTGCAGTCCGTGTATCAGCAAAGCCCTGTCCTATAGACCGGCCTGTCCTGTGTGTCAGGTCTCCTATGGTATGCAGAAAGGGAATCAGCCAGAAGGAACCATGGTCCACAGTGTATCAAGATACTCACTTCCAGGTTATACTTCCTGTGGCTCCATTGTGATCACCTACACAATGAAAGGAGGCATACAGACAGTAAGTGTCGCTAAGGGCCAGggtttctctctgctctgccaggATTGCCAGAGCAAAAGATGTTGCCCTCCTGCCTGTTTGACAGTGGACTTCCCAAGGAGTTAGTTATTCCATGGTCAAATGCAAGAGACTAAACTAGTGATAAAGGTCACAGTGTTTGCCTGTAACTCAGATATCatttgtgtctattttgttttctatttttatttatatattatttatttggaaagcagagcaacacacagagagatcttccatcctctggttattcccagatgccttcaatagccagggatgggccagactgaggccGGGAggccaaaactcaatccaggtttccctcttgggtggcagggatcccaccccttgagccatcacttgcttcctCGCAAGATTAACAGGAAGCCACAGTTGGGAGCAGAATCAGAACTCAAACCGaggcactcctacatgggatgcaggccctaagtagcattttaaccactgcaccgaaACCCTGCCCTGgtatctatttcttttcttcactccctcccttccttccttccttttttgaaatatttatttatttgaaaggcagagttatagagaggcagagagagagagagagagagagagagtcttccatctgctggtttactccccagatggctgcaatggccagagctgcaccaatttgaagccaggagccaggagcttcttctgggtctcctaagtgggtgcatgggcccaagcacttgggccattgcagagagctggatcaaaagtggagcagccaggacacaaactggtgcccatatgggatgttggcattgcaggtggcggctttacccacaccAGCCCCTGGTGTCTATTTCTTAAGGCAGAGAAAGGGTGAATAGAGATTATATGTTAGGATGAAGGTGGGGACAGAGGAGACAGGAGGATGGATAATGTTCCCAGCATGAatttgaagaaagagaaaaagtgtaAACCATGAGAATATGACCCAAAcaatacctttctttctttcttttgatttgcTTTCCCTACAAGTTAATACATCCGTACATGTAGTGGAATTTTGAAAGCGGACTGTTCTCATGTGACGTTTTCTTGTCTTCACATAGAAAGAGCACCCAAACCCAGGAAGGAGTTATCCTGGAACACAGCGAACCGCGTACCTGCCTGATAAtagggagggaagagaggtgcTGGAGCTGCTCCGGATGGCCTTTGATCAGAAGCTGATTTTCACAGTGGGGGAATCGCGAGCCTTGGGCACCCCAGATGTCATTACATGGAACGACATCCACCACAAAACATCCCGTCATGGAGGACCAGAAAAGTGAGAGCCTTTCAGTAGTATAATGGTTGCTAAACAAGAGTTTAGAGATTGTGCGATCCAGAAATTCGGGGCTGTGGCTGCAAGGAGACTTTATAGTGGTCGTGTTGGGGACTGTAGAATATTTTGTGAGATGCTAATCTGGGAGGCTAGCCTCAAAGACAGGAAGGTTGGTGTCCAAAGCCCTCTACCCTGCCAGCCACAAAGCAGTCTGCAGTTCTTAAATTTTGCGTCAAGGGGCGGAAGGCTTCAGAACCCAAGGTGAATAGTGTCTAAGATGATGTGATTTGGGGCTTCTTGTCGATTTGAAGGCTAAATCCTTCAAATgctatttgttttgctttcttttaaggtcactttctccctcctccttgtCCCCCATTAATCCACAGAGAAGCTGAACCCTCTTGGCCAATGGCATTAATAGAAAAAGTCTTGGTTGTAACTCATATATCTCAGATCCTagcattaaaaaatacattctaaGGCCTTTTCAAATTCCTACATTTGTAAATATTATTAGCAAATGATTATGGACACCCCCTTCCCCATGCTcacaataaactgaaaataaaaaagaggctGGTTAAAAGGCAGATGCTGGTCAGGTGCCTGGACTCAGCCAAGAGCTGGATGTCCCACATCTGCACACACAAGAGTGGTTGTAAGTCAGTCAACT encodes the following:
- the DTX3L gene encoding E3 ubiquitin-protein ligase DTX3L, producing MENQRITVRSSVSLGSAATNPIGQGLEIVKGKTKERILRKGTHQILVNDKPVTIFLEETPGKESTGPRVPLSAQSPAEAPAGEKHPNEDPVPNAIDACVPKIFLEVTADLNCNLFSKEQRAHITTLCPEVKVMEGRNGIEKVCGDFRTMETIHEFLSEQLLQSEPSPLTAERKPLDKQHRDSRDSWDSRDSRDSRDSRVAPSEPNKGSEGESSLAEGPLSLPEASLAPYITSTKRKPLAQQDRGSRMAPSKANTGSEERSNCFEVPEPLFEYFKYVCPHKTDSIKRRFGVDLRFHTSSPGVVYLDFVSSPSGDLEGGRESFVSEFQKVTESLKQDCVSLADSAQANKMKQELNHHFTKLLVKENGRKLTLLGTQDDISAAKQKISESLVKAPVKILAPSRMVDGIEVDTACYKLLETQLLQDIAEIEKKYNADCKSLRRSQNTCILFEPKERELDLSEHAYASFIDAFQHASCQLTKEVLSLKHLGKERKHFRSTKFTDDFERNHPELHLAFTSKSMTLTGLPVHLAKAKQYVLQKSGLSPSAGEKSNEDHEAPMEIDSNGSEPASPLSKDSVGPGASGLDEKEKEICIICMDAITDKRVLPQCKHEFCSPCISKALSYRPACPVCQVSYGMQKGNQPEGTMVHSVSRYSLPGYTSCGSIVITYTMKGGIQTKEHPNPGRSYPGTQRTAYLPDNREGREVLELLRMAFDQKLIFTVGESRALGTPDVITWNDIHHKTSRHGGPENYGYPDPDYLKRVKEELKAKGITKPAGRRS